The genomic window GACGCGGCGCTGCCCGGCTGGCGCGCGAAGACCGCGAAGGAACGCGCCGCGCTGCTGCGCCGCTGGTTCGAGCTGATCGTCGCGCATAGCGACGACCTGGCGACACTGATCACCGCCGAATGCGGCAAGCCGCTCGCCGAGGCGAAGGGCGAGGTGGCCTACGGTGCCGCCTTCGTCGAGTGGTTCGCCGAGGAGGCAAAACGCGCTTACGGCGAGACGATCCCGCCGGTCGCCGGCGACAAGCGCCTGCTGACGATCAAGCAGCCGATCGGCGTCTGCGCCGCGATCACGCCGTGGAACTTCCCGCTGGCGATGATCACGCGCAAGGTGGCGCCGGCGATCGCCGCCGGCTGCACGGTGGTGATCAAGCCGGCCGAGCAGACGCCGCTGACCGCGCTGGCGCTGGCGCGGCTGGCGCACGAGGCGGGCCTGCCGCCGGGCGTGGTCAACGTCGTCACCGGCGACCCGGTGGCGATCGGCGGCGAACTCACCGCGAGCCCGGTCGTCCGCCACCTGTCGTTCACCGGCTCGACCGAGGTCGGCCGGCTGCTGATGGCGCAGTGCGCGCCGACGATCAAGAAGCTGTCGCTCGAACTCGGCGGCAACGCGCCGTTCATCGTCTTCGACGACGCCGACCTCGACGCCGCGGTCGACGGGCTGATCGTCGCCAAGTACCGCAACACCGGCCAGACCTGCGTCTGCGCCAACCGCGTGCTGGTCCAGTCCGGCGTCTATGAGGAATTCGCGGCGAAGCTGGCGGCGAAGGTGGCGGCGCTCAAGGTCGGCCCCGGCAGCGAGCCCGGCGTCGTCCAGGGGCCGCTGATCGACGCCGCCGGGCTGGCCAAGGTCGAGGCGCACCTCGCCGACGCCGTCGCCCACGGCGCGCGCGTGCTCACCGGCGGCAAGCGCCACGCGCGCGGCGGCACCTTCTTCGAGCCGACCGTGCTCGCCGGCGTCACGCACCGGATGCTGGTGGCGCGCGAGGAAACCTTCGGCCCGGTGGCGCCGCTGTTCGCATTCGACACCGAGGCGCAGGCGATCGAGATGGCCAACGCCACCGAATTCGGACTCGCCGCCTACTTCTACTCGCGCGACGTCGGCCGCGTCTTCCGCGTCGGCGAGGCGCTGGAATACGGCATGGTCGGCGTGAACACCGGGCTGATCTCGAACGAGGTGGCGCCCTTCGGCGGCGTCAAGCAGTCCGGCATCGGCCGCGAGGGCTCGAAGTACGGGCTGGAGGAGTATCTGGAGATCAAATACCTCTGTCTCGCGGTCTAGGAAACCACAATGTCGCAGATCGAGAGGGTGAAGCGCTGGTATCGCTGGGGGCATTGGCTCGATACCCCGCAGGGACTCTGCGTCCTGCTTTTCGTCCCGGTCTGCATCGCTGCCGCACTGTCGGCGGCATTCTGGCCGGCAGAGCCCCGGCCGCTTTTCCTGTCGGCTGGCCCAGCCCTGTTTCTGCTGACGCCACTGCTCGCGTTTATTTACTTCGTGTGGTTCGGGGGACCGACCTATGCGTCGTCGTGGTTGGCTACGCTGGCCGTGCTGTGCGTCATTCTCGGCCCGTTCGTAATTCCTTTCTTCCGTTCGCTGTAACCGCCGGCAGCGGCGGCGGGGATGGCCCCCGCCACCTGACCACCTCAGAACTGCAGCAGGTCGAACTTCGTCAGCGTCACGTTCTTCGACACCACCGGCGCGTTGGCCAGGTGCCAGGCGGTGTATTGCTCGCTGTAGGGCGCATCCGACGACATGCCGTCGACCGGGACGATCACCTTCATCCCGCGCAGCGAGGCGCCGCTCGCCGTGTAGAGCACGGCGCCCTGGGCCGCGGTGCCGATCGCGATCACCGTCTGCACGCCGCGTTCCTTCAGGATCTTCTCCAGATCGGTGTTCATGAACTTGTCGACACCGGTCGACACCACCGGCTCGCTGTCGCGCGGGAAGACCTCGGGCAGCGTGTCGGCGCGCTTGCCGGTCGGGCCGGTGGCGAACGCGACCAGCATGCCCCTGGCACGGGCCATCTCCAGCGCCTTCTTCACCGCCGGCAGCTGCGCCATGCAACGCGGCCGGCTGCTGCAGTTCGGGGTGACGAAGTCGAGCATCAAGAGTGCCGTCGTCTTCGCATCGATGCTCACCGGCTTCAGTTCCGGCGGCGGCGGCGCCTTGATGCTGGCCCAGTCGTCGACGATGGTCTGGGCGGCGGCAGCGGCGGCGGAAAGCGTCGTCACGGCGGCGAAAGCAAGGTGGGCGATTCGATGGCGCATGGCAAGTCTCCTCTTCGACGATGCTCCCGGCGGGGGCTGCGTGTATGCTACGTGATTCGGACACGAACAAAGGAGATCAGTTTCATGAACAAGGTGGGTGGCTACAACGTCGAGGACCTGCAAGCGGGGATGACGGCAAGCGTCAGCAAGACCGTGACCGAGGCCGACATCCTGATGTTTGCCGGCGTGTCGACCGACATCAACCCGGCGCACCTCAACGAGGAGTACGCCAAGGACACGCAGTTCGGCGGCCGCATCGCGCACGGCATGCTGTCGGCGAGCTTCATCTCGGCGGTGCTGGCGAACAAGCTGCCCGGGCCGGGCACGATCTACCTCGGGCAGACGCTGAAGTTCAAGGCGCCGGTGCGCATCGGCGATACGGTGACGGCGACGGTGACGGTGAAGGAGGTGGTGCCGGAGAAGAAGCGCTGCGTGCTCGACTCGGTGTGCACGGTGAACGGCAAGACGGTGATCGAGGGCGAGTCGACGATGTATTGCACGTCGGCGAAGGACTGACCGGGACAGGTTCCGGACAATAGGAAACGGGGCCACGGCCCCGTTTTTCACATCAGCACGATGTCGTACTGCTCCTGCGAATAGCTCGGCTCGGCCTGCAGCGAGACCGGCTTCTCGATGAAGTCGGAGAGCATCGCCAGTCCCTGCGACTCTTCGTCGAGGAACAGGTCGACCACCGCCGGCGCGGCAATCACGCGGTACTCGCGGGCGTTGAACTGGCGCGCCTCGCGCAGGAGCTCGCGCAGGATCTCGTAGCAGACGGTGCGCGCGGTCTTCACCTCGCCGCGGCCGTCGCAGGTCGGGCACGGCTCGCACAGCACATGCGCCAGCGATTCGCGCGTGCGCTTACGCGTCATCTCGACCAGGCCGAGTGCGGTGAAGCCGTTCACGGTCAGCCGCGTGTGGTCGCGGGCGAGCGCCTTGTTGAACTCGGCGAGGACCGCCTCGCGGTGCTCGCCGCTGTCCATGTCGATGAAGTCGATGATGATGATGCCGCCGAGGTTCCTCAGCCGCAGCTGGCGCGCGATGGTCTGCGCCGCCTCGAGGTTGGTCTTGAAGATGGTGTCGTCGAAGTTGCGCACGCCGACGAAGCCGCCGGTGTTCACGTCGATCGTCGTCATCGCCTCGGTCTGGTCGATGATCAGGTAGCCGCCGGACTTCAGGTCGACGCGGCGGGCGAGCGCCTTCTGGATCTCGTCCTCGACGCCGAACAGGTCGAACAGCGGCCGCTCGCCGGTGTAGTGCTCGAGCAGCGGCCGCACCGCCGGCGTATAGACGTCGGCGAAGGCGGTCAGCTTCTGGAAGTTCTCGCGCGAGTCGATGACGATGCGCGCCGTGTCCGGATTGACGAAGTCGCGCAGCACGCGCTGCGCGAGGTTCAGCTCCTGGTAGATCAGCGCCGGCGGCGCCGCGGTCCGCGCCTGCGTCTTCAGCTCGGCCCAGATCTTCCTGAGGTAGGCGATGTCGTTGGCGAGATCGGCTTCGGAGGCCCCCTCGGCCATCGTACGCACGATGAAGCCGCCCGGCTCGTCGGCCGGGACCAGCCGGTTCAGTTTCTCGCGCAGGGATTCGCGCTCGGCCTCGTCCTCGATCCGCTGCGAGACGCCGATGTGCTTCTCCTGCGGCAGGTAGACCAGCATGCGGCCGGCCACCGAGATCTGCGTCGACAGCCGCGCCCCCTTGGTCCCGATCGGGTCCTTGATTACCTGCACGAGCAGGCTCTGTCCTTCCGACAGCATGCGCTCGATCGGCCGCGGCGGTTCGCTGCTGCCGTGGCCGTTCGGCCGCGCCTCGAGGATGTCGGCGACGTGCAGGAAGGCAGTGCGCTCGAGGCCGACGTCGATGAACGCCGACTGCATGCCGGGCAGGATGCGCACCACCTTGCCCATGTAGACGTTGCCGACGAGGCCGCGCGAGCTGGTGCGTTCGATGTGCAGTTCCTGCGTGACGCCCTGGTGCATGACGGCGACGCGCGTTTCCTGCGGCGTGAAGTTGATCAGGATCTGTTCTGGCATCGTGAAGTGCGGCGCCGGAGCCGGGCGGCGAGGCGCGTATAATTTCGGGACCGCCCTCATTGTACCGCCCCGCATGAAAACCCCCGAACTCCTCGCCCCTGCCGGCTCGCTGGCGATGCTGCGCACCGCCTTCGCCTTCGGCGCCGGCGCCGTCTATGCCGGCCAGCCGCGCTACAGCCTGCGCGCACGCAACAACGAATTCGGCGACCTGGAGACCTTCGCCGAGGCAGTGCGCGAAACCCACGCCGGCGGCCGGAAACTCTACGTCGTCAGCAACATCTACCCGCACAACGCCAAGGTGCGCACCTACCTCGACGACATGGCGCCGGTGATCGCCATGAACCCGGACGCGCTGATCATGGCCGACCCCGGCCTGATCATGCTGGTCCGCGAGCGCTGGCCGGAGATGCCGGTGCACCTGTCGGTGCAGTCGAACACCGTCAATTGGGCGGCGGTGAAGTTCTGGCAGACGATGGGCCTGTCCCGCGTGATCCTCTCCCGCGAGCTGTCGCTCGACGAGATTGCCGAGATCCGCCAGCAGTGCCCGGAGATGGAACTGGAGGTCTTCGTGCACGGCGCGCTGTGCATCGCCTACTCCGGCCGCTGCCTGCTCTCCGGCTACTTCAACCACCGCGACCCGAACCAGGGCACCTGCACCAACAGCTGCCGCTGGGACTACAAGGTGCAGCCGGCGAAGCCGGACGCCGGCGGCGACGTGTGGCTGATCGAGGAGAAGGAGCGCCCCGGCGAGCTGATGCCGATCGAGGAGGACGAGCACGGCACCTACATCATGAACTCGAAGGACCTGCGCGCGATCGAGCACGTGCAGAAGCTGGTCGCGATGGGCATCGACTCGCTGAAGATCGAGGGGCGCACCAAGTCGCCGTACTACGCGGCGCGTACCTGCCAGACCTACCGCCAGGCGATTCACGATGCCGTCGCCGGCCGCCCGCTCGACCCGGCGCTGCTCGCCCAGCTCGAGGGCCTGGCCAACCGCGGCTACACCGACGGCTTCTACCAGCGCCACCACGACGCCGACTACCAGAACTACCTGCGCGGCCACTCGGAGTCGGCGAGGAGCCTCTACGTCGGCGACGTCGTCGCCTTCGACGCGGCGCGCGGCCTCGCCGAGATCGACGTGAAGAACCGCTTCGCGGTCGGCGACCGGCTCGAACTGGTGCACCCGGCGGGCAACGCCGAGCTCGCGCTCGCCCGGCTGGAGAAGGCCGACGGCACCGTCATCGACGTCGCCCCCGGCAACGGCCACCGCGTCTGGGCGCCGCTGCCGGCCGCCAGCGTCGGCGCCTTCGTCGCCCGCTTCGTCTGAGACGATGTGCGCCGCACATCACGAACAAGTCCCCTTCAGGGATGTCTGAGTTTTCCCGCCCCGAGGAGCCGCCCATGCTTCCGCTTCGCGTCTATGCCATCGACGGCATCGTGCCGGTGGTCGATCCGACCGCCTTCGTCCATCCCAGCGCCGTGCTGATCGGCGACGTGATCGTCGGCCCCGGCTGCTACGTCGGGCCGACCGCCTGCCTGCGCGGCGACTTCGGCCGGCTGATCCTCGAGCGCGGCGCCAACCTGCAGGACAGCTGCGTGATGCACGGCTTCCCCGGCACCGACACGGTGGTCGAGGAGGACGGCCACATCGGCCACGGCGCGGTGCTGCACGGCTGCCGCATCGGCCGCAACGCGCTGGTCGGCATGAACGCGGTGATCATGGACAACGCGGTGATCGGCGAATCGGCGATCGTCGCCGCCTGCGCGTTCGTCAAGGCCGGCATCGAGATTCCGCCGCGCATGCTCGCCGCCGGCATGCCGGCGAAGGTGGTCCGCGCGCTCACCGACGAGGAGATCGCGTGGAAGGTCGACGGCACGCGCACCTACCAGGACCTCGCCCGCCGCTCGCTGGCGACGATGCATGAAACGGCGCCGCTCGCGGCGGTCGAGCCCGGCCGCAAGCGCATCGAACTGCCGGACGTGGTGCCGCTGGTCGAGCTGAAGAAGCGCTGAGCCGCGTGCCGCACGTCTTCGTCGACATTTCGGCGCACGGCCTCGGCCACCTGGCGCAGACGGCGCCGGTGCTCGACGCGCTGGCCGCACGCAGCCCCAGCTTGCGGCTGACGATCCGCAGCGGCCTCGCCGAGGACCGCCTGCGCCTGCGCATCGCGCAGCCCTTCACCCATCTCCCGGCGAGCAGCGACGTCAGCTTCCTGATGCACGACGCGACGCGCGTCGACCGCGAGCGATCGGCCGCCGCCTACCGCGCGGCGCACGCCGACTGGCCGGCGCAGGTCGCGGCGGAAGCGGACTTCCTCACCGCGCTCGCGCCCGACCTGGTGCTCGCCAACGTCTCCGCGCTGCCGCTCGCCGGTGCGCGCGCCGCCGGCATTCCGGCCGCCGCGCTGTGCTCGCTGAACTGGGCCGACCAGTTCGCCTTCCTGTTCGCCGGCGAGGACTGGGCGGCGAGCATCCACGCGCAGCTGCACGCCGCCTACGCCGGCGCCGAGGTCTTCCTGCGCTGCCTGCCGGCGACCGCGATGCCGACGCTGCCGCGGGTCGTCGACCTGCCGCCGATCGCCCGCGTCGGCCGCGCCGAGCACGCGGCGCTGGCCGCCGCGATCGGCGCCGGCGACGAGCGCCTGGTGCTGGTCGGCATGGGCGGCATCGGCTTCGACCTGCCGCTCGCGCAGTGGCCACAGACACCGGGTATCCGCTGGCTGGTGCGCGGCGCGCCCGCCGGGCGACGCCCGGACGTCACCGACTACGGCGCGCTCGGCTGGCATTTCTCCGACCTGCTGGCGTCGGTCGACGCGGTGGTGACCAAGCCCGGCTACGGCATGTTCGTCGAGGCGGCGGCGGCCGGCACGCCGCTGCTCTACCTGCGCCGCGACGACTGGCCGGAGCAGGACGCGTTGATCGACTGGTTAGCGGCGGAGGCGGTCTGTGCCGAACTCGCCGCGGACGATTTCTCCAGCGGCGGTTTCGTGCGCCAGCTAGCCGCGCTGTGGCGGCAGCCGCGGCGCCGGGTCGCGGCAGACGGTGCCGCAGAGGCTGCCAGGCAGCTGCTCGCGCTGCTCGCCGACGACGGAGCGGCGCCGCGGGAAAAGTTCAGAGCGGGTAGTTGAAGCGGCGCAGCAGCTGCGCCGTCTCGAACAGCGGCAGGCCCATGACGCCACTGTAGCTGCCGGCGATGTGCTCGACGAACATGCCGGCGCGGCCCTGGATGCCGTAGGCGCCGGCCTTGTCCATCGGCTCGCCGCTGGCCACGTAGCGGCGGATGTCAGCCGGATCGAGCGCGCCGAAGCGCACCTCGCTGACCGACAGCACCGTTTCGACGCGCGCCTCGCAGCAGACGGTGACTGCGGTCAGCACGCGGTGCGTCCTGCCCGACAGGCGGCCGAGGATGCGCATCGCGTCGGCGGCATCCAACGGCTTGCCGATGATCTCGTTGTCGAACTCCAGCGTCGTGTCGGCGGACAGCACCGGCTGCGGCCGCAGGTGCCGCCAGCCGACGCAGCGCCAGCCGTGCTCGGCCTTGGCGCGGGCGACGCGCTGCACGTAGGCGACCGGGTCCTCGCCGGGTTGCGGCGTCTCGTCGGTCTCGACATCGGCGCGGGTGCCGTCGCGGAACAGCAGCGTGTCGAACTGCACGCCGAGCTGGGTCAGCAGCTCGCGCCGGCGCGGGCTGCGCGACGCGAGGTGGATGCGGGGAGCGAGCAGGCTCACGGACGACTCATCCTTCGCGGTGGTACGGGTGGTTCCTGATCACGCTGGCCGCGCGGTAGAGCTGCTCGCACAGCACCAGCCGCGCCATCGCGTGCGGCAGCGTCAGGCTGGACAGGCGGATCATGTCGTCGGCGCGCGCCTTCAGCTCGGGGTCGAGGCCGTCAGCGCCGCCGATCAGGAAGGCGGTGTCGCCCCCTTCCCGCATCCAGCCCTCCAGGCGCTGCGCCAGCTGCTGCGTGGTCAGGTCCTGGCCGCGCTCGTCGAGCGCGACGACGCGCCCGCAGCCGGCGATCGCCGGCACGATGCGCACCTTCTCGGCGGCAGTCAGCTGTTCACGGGTCCTGCTGCCGCGCGGCTCGGGCTTGATCTCGACGACCGACAGCGGCAGTTCGCGCGGCATGCGCTTGATGTATTCGCTGCAGCCTGCCGCCACCCAGTCCGGCATCTTGTGGCCGACGGCGGCGATCACCAGCTTCATGCAGCGGCGCCGTCTTCTTCGACGGCGAGCCGGCGCTTCGCCGGCCGCGCCGCCCACAGTTCCTCGAGGTTGTAGTGCGCACGGATCGCCGGCTGCATCACATGCACGACGATGTCGCCCAAGTCCACCAGCACCCATTCGCCGTTGTCCTCGCCCTCGACCGAGAGCACCTCGCCGCCGGCCTCGGCGACCTTCTCCTGGACGTTGCGCGCGAGCGCCTTCACCTGGCGGTTGGAGTCGCCGCTGGCGATGACGATGCGATCGAACAGGGAGGTCAGCTTGGTGGTGTTGAGGACTTCGATGTCGCGCCCCTTGATGTCTTCGAGGGCGGATACAACCAGTTTCTGCAGCTTTCTAAGGTCCATCGTGGCGTCGGTAGAGGTGGTGAAGTTCAATATAGTCGATAACCGGCTGCGGCAGCAAATAGCGGGCGCTGCGGCCCTGCGCCAGCAATTCGCGGACCTGCGTCGCGGACACGGCGAGCGGCGTCATCGCGAAGCCGAGCACGCGCCCGGCCGGCGCCGCGGCGAGCGCGGCGGGATCGTCGCCGGGCACGCTGCGCGCCAGGTGTTCGTCGCGCAACGCGGCGGGCAGCGTCGACGCGTGTGCGGCGAGGCCGGCGCGGTGCGCAACGGCGACGTGCGCCAGCGCGAAGATCTCCCGCCAGCGGTGCCAGCCGGCGAGCCCGGCGTAGGCGTCGGCGCCGAGCAGCAGCACCAGCGGCTGCGCCGGACCGAGCTCGCCGCGCAGCCGCTCGAGCGTCGGCACGGTGTAGCTCGCCTCGCCGCTCTCCGCTTCCGCCGGGTCAAGCACGAAGCGCGGGTTGCCGGCGATCGCCAGCTCGACCAGGCGCAGGCGGTGCGCGGCGTCGACCCGCGGCGCCTCGCGGTGGCGCGGCTGGCCGGCGGGGATCCAGCGCACGCAGGCGAGACCGAGCGCGTCGGCGGCCTCCTCGGCCAGCCGCAGATGGCCGACATGCACCGGGTCGAAGGTGCCGCCGAAGACGCCGAGCGGCGACAGTTCAGGCATCAGCGGGCGGCTCGTCCGGCAGCGGCGCCGGCTCGGCGGCGTCGCTGGTCGTGAACACGTCGCGGTAGGTGACGTAGAAGCTGGCGATCACCGTCGGCGCCAGGATCAGCAGCAGCGGCACGATCGCCAGCGAGGTGATGAAGCCGGCCGCCTCCGGCGCCGCCGCGACGAACAGCCCGAGCACGATCCCCGGCAGCACGCCGCCGAAGACCAGCACGCAGGCGCCGTAGGCGAGGAAGGGCTTCCAGTTGCGGACGCAGGCGACGAAGCTGAAGAACAGCGCCTTGCCGGCGTCGAAGCCGTGCCATGCGACCAGCACCGGCGCGTACCACCAGGCCATGATCACCGGCATCATCAGGATCAGCGCGATCTGGGCGGCGGCGATGAAGCCACCGCCGGCAATGTCCTCCTCGCTCGGCTTGTAGCTGCCGATCATGCTCTGCATGAACAGGCCGCCGTCGGCGAGCGACGACGCGGCGAGCACGAACAGCGTCGCCGCCAGGTAGAGCGCGCCGAGCACGTAGAGCGTCTTCTTCTGCAGCCTGAAGCCGGAGAAGAGCACCGGGAAGAGCAGCGCGCGGCCCTGGTCGACGTCGCGGCAGGCATTCATCAGGCCGACCGAGAAGGCCGGGATGGTCAGCGTCGCGAGCACCGGCCCGACCATCGGCAGCGAATTGACGAAGGCGATCAGCAGCCAGTAGCCGAGGATGATCATCGTCAGCTGTGCCGGGTTCTTGCGGAACAGCGCGAAGCCGGCGCCGAGCCAGCTCCAGCCCTGCCGTGCGGTGAGCCTGCGCGCCTGCATCTCAGCAGGTCTCCGCGCGGCGGAAGGAAGGGGGAGCGAAGCGGATCATGTCAGCCAAGAAAGATGTCCTTGTGCGAAGCGTGCAGCGCCCCGATCAGCACCGGGATCAGCACGAAAAAACCGAGCCCCAGCGGCAGCGCCGCGAAGAACGCGAGCACCAGCGCGAGCAGGGCGAAGACGATCATCGCCAGCCAGTTCTTCAGGCTCGCCGCGAAGCTCGCCTGCAGCGCGGCAAGCGGCGCCATGCCGTTGAAGTAGATCAGCGCCGGCGCGAACCACGTCGCCAGCAGCAGCGGGATGCCGAGCAGCAGCTTGAGGACGAAGGCAATGAAGAAGCCGGCCATGCCGATGCCCATCCCCATGCCCGGCTGCCCGGCGATGCCGGCGAGCACCCCGCCGGCGACGCCGCCGCCGGCGACGACCGCCACCACGAGCAGGATCAGCGCCCAGCCGGCCATCAGCAGCAGGCCGAGCATCACCAGCGGACCGCTGTTGCGCTGGAAGCCGGCGAGGAAATCGGCGAGTTCGAAGCGCCCCTCGTCGCCGAGGCGCTGCACCGCGTGCAGCAGGCCGGCGAGCAGCGCCGGCAGCAGCAGCACGGCGACCAGGCTGCCGATCAGCGGTACGATCTGCAGCGCGAAGAAGACGACCAGCAGCAGCACGCTCATCGCCAGCCACTGCCCGGGGTCGGCGGCGAACACCGCCCAGCCCTGGCGCAGCCACTGGAAGGGCGCGTCCGGCGGCACCACCCGCGGTTCGCCGGAGAAGGCGACGGGGGAGAGCGGAAACGGAGTCATGGCCGGGTCTCGTGTGGGAACGGGGAAATGCTAGCCGCGCCCCCGCCCTCAGGCAAGCCGCAGCGGCGCATCGCCGAGCGCACGCCGCGCCAGCAGGATGCGGCGATAGGCGTCCGGATCGCGGACGGTGACCGTCTCGCCCGGCTGCGGGCAATGGAAATCCTCCAGCCGCGACAGCCAGAAGCGCAGCGCCGCGGCGCGCAGCTGGCGCGGCCAGGCGGCGAGTTCGGCGGCGGTGAGCGGCCGCGCCGCGTGGTAGGCGGCGAGCAGCGGCTGCAGGCGGATCGCGTCGAGGCCGCCGTCGTCGTCGCACCAGTCGTTGGCGACGATCGCGAGGTCGAACAGGAAGTCGCCGCGTCCGGCGAAGTAGAAGTCGAGCAGGCCGCCGATCCGGGGCGCATCGCCATCACCGACGAACAGCACGTTGTCGCGGAAGAGGTCGGCGTGGATCACGCCGGCCGGCAGCGCCGCCGCCGGCGCGCCCTGCGCCGCCAGCTCGTCGGCGAGCAGCGCGGCGTCCGCCGCCGGCAAGAGCGGCCGCAGGCGGGCGGCGGTGGCCGCCACCCAGTCGCTGCCGCGCGGATGCGGCGGCGCCGGAAAGTCGCGGCCGGCGAGGTGCAGGCGGGCGAGCGCGGCGCCGGCGGCAGCGCACTGCGCCGGCGTCGGCCGCAGCACCGAGGCGCCGGCCAACCGCGAGAAGAGCGCCGCCGGCCGCCCGTTCAGTTCGCCGAGCAGGCGCCCGTCGCGCATCGGCCGCGGCGCCGGACAGGGGATGCCGTGCTGCGCGAGGTGCGCCATCAGGTCGAGGTAGAACGGCAGCAGCGCGGCGTCGACGCCGCGCTCGAACAGCGTCAGCACGTGCCGGCCGCGTTCGGTGTCGACGAAGAAGTTGGAGTTCTGCACGCCCTCGGCGATGCCGACGAGCGCGGTCGGCGCACCGAGGTCGTAGGCCTCGAGCCAGACGGCGAGCTGTTCGCGGGAGACGGAGGTGAAGACGGACACGTCGCGGAGAAGGATTTCGGCGGTTCAGGGGACCGGCGGACGCGGCGCCGGCCGGCCGGGGCAGCGGGAACTCAGAAGGTCTTGATGATCCACATCGGGACGCGGGTGCGGTCGTCGAGCGTCTCCATGCGCGTGAAGTTGCCGTCGCCCTGGGTATCGACCAGGTAGTACGGAACGCCGTGCGGCGGCGTCACCTTGAGCATGTAGACGCGGCCCTCCATGCGGAACTCCTCGATCGTGTCGCCCTCGCGCTTGCGGATCGTCACCTGCGGCTCGAGCGCCGCGTCGAAGGGAACGATCTCGGGCGGCGGCGGCGGCACCGCCGGCAGCGGTTGCAGGTCGGCGGGCTTGCCGCCCTGGGCGAGGGCGGCGGTGGCGACGAAGGCCAGGAGCGGAAGGAGGCGGCGCATGTGGAATCCCCGGGAATATTCCGGAATTGTATTACAGGTTGAGCAGCATCTCCCGCTCGTCGGCCGACGGCAGGAAGCCGCGGGTCTCGTAGTGCTTGAAGATCGCCTCGACGATCTCCTCCGGCTTGTCGAGCACCTGGATCAGGTCCATGTCCTCCGGCGAGATCATTCCCTCGTCGACCAGGCGGTCGCGGAACCAGTCGATCATGCCGCGCCAGAACGGCGCGTGCACGAGGATGATCGGGATGCAGCGGGTCTTGCCGGTCTGCATCAGCGTCAGCGCCTCCATCAGCTCGTCGAGCGTGCCGAAACCGCCGGGCATCACCACGTAGGCGCTGGCGAACTTGACGAACATGTACTTGCGCGCGAAGAAGTGGCGGAAGGTCTGCGAGATGTCCTGGTAGGCGTTGGAGTGCTGCTCGTGCGGCAGCTGGATGTTGAGGCCGACCGACGGGCTCTTGCCGTGAAAGGCGCCCTTGTTCGCCGCTTCCATGATGCCCGGACCGCCGCCGGAGATCACCGAAAAGCCCGAATCGGAAAGCCTGAGCGCGATCGCCTCGGCCAGTTCGTAGTATGGCGTGCCCGGCTCGACGCGGGCGCTGCCGAAGATCGACACCGCCGGCCGGATCTGTGCCAGGCGTTCGGTGGCGGCGACGAACTCTGCCATAATGCCGAAGATCCGCCAGGATTCGCGCGCCGAGACCGACTGCGCCAGTTTTTCGGGGTCCGCCTGCGGCGGCAATTTCTCTTTTTCGTTCATCGCTCAATCATGTCCGTGCTGCTTCTGGTCGACG from Azospira restricta includes these protein-coding regions:
- a CDS encoding NAD-dependent succinate-semialdehyde dehydrogenase, which codes for MQLNDPLLLRTSAYVDGRWEAADDGASFAVTDPASGEKIGEVPQMGARETARAILAADAALPGWRAKTAKERAALLRRWFELIVAHSDDLATLITAECGKPLAEAKGEVAYGAAFVEWFAEEAKRAYGETIPPVAGDKRLLTIKQPIGVCAAITPWNFPLAMITRKVAPAIAAGCTVVIKPAEQTPLTALALARLAHEAGLPPGVVNVVTGDPVAIGGELTASPVVRHLSFTGSTEVGRLLMAQCAPTIKKLSLELGGNAPFIVFDDADLDAAVDGLIVAKYRNTGQTCVCANRVLVQSGVYEEFAAKLAAKVAALKVGPGSEPGVVQGPLIDAAGLAKVEAHLADAVAHGARVLTGGKRHARGGTFFEPTVLAGVTHRMLVAREETFGPVAPLFAFDTEAQAIEMANATEFGLAAYFYSRDVGRVFRVGEALEYGMVGVNTGLISNEVAPFGGVKQSGIGREGSKYGLEEYLEIKYLCLAV
- a CDS encoding cysteine hydrolase family protein, with amino-acid sequence MRHRIAHLAFAAVTTLSAAAAAAQTIVDDWASIKAPPPPELKPVSIDAKTTALLMLDFVTPNCSSRPRCMAQLPAVKKALEMARARGMLVAFATGPTGKRADTLPEVFPRDSEPVVSTGVDKFMNTDLEKILKERGVQTVIAIGTAAQGAVLYTASGASLRGMKVIVPVDGMSSDAPYSEQYTAWHLANAPVVSKNVTLTKFDLLQF
- a CDS encoding MaoC family dehydratase, whose translation is MNKVGGYNVEDLQAGMTASVSKTVTEADILMFAGVSTDINPAHLNEEYAKDTQFGGRIAHGMLSASFISAVLANKLPGPGTIYLGQTLKFKAPVRIGDTVTATVTVKEVVPEKKRCVLDSVCTVNGKTVIEGESTMYCTSAKD
- the rng gene encoding ribonuclease G, with product MPEQILINFTPQETRVAVMHQGVTQELHIERTSSRGLVGNVYMGKVVRILPGMQSAFIDVGLERTAFLHVADILEARPNGHGSSEPPRPIERMLSEGQSLLVQVIKDPIGTKGARLSTQISVAGRMLVYLPQEKHIGVSQRIEDEAERESLREKLNRLVPADEPGGFIVRTMAEGASEADLANDIAYLRKIWAELKTQARTAAPPALIYQELNLAQRVLRDFVNPDTARIVIDSRENFQKLTAFADVYTPAVRPLLEHYTGERPLFDLFGVEDEIQKALARRVDLKSGGYLIIDQTEAMTTIDVNTGGFVGVRNFDDTIFKTNLEAAQTIARQLRLRNLGGIIIIDFIDMDSGEHREAVLAEFNKALARDHTRLTVNGFTALGLVEMTRKRTRESLAHVLCEPCPTCDGRGEVKTARTVCYEILRELLREARQFNAREYRVIAAPAVVDLFLDEESQGLAMLSDFIEKPVSLQAEPSYSQEQYDIVLM
- a CDS encoding peptidase U32 family protein, which translates into the protein MKTPELLAPAGSLAMLRTAFAFGAGAVYAGQPRYSLRARNNEFGDLETFAEAVRETHAGGRKLYVVSNIYPHNAKVRTYLDDMAPVIAMNPDALIMADPGLIMLVRERWPEMPVHLSVQSNTVNWAAVKFWQTMGLSRVILSRELSLDEIAEIRQQCPEMELEVFVHGALCIAYSGRCLLSGYFNHRDPNQGTCTNSCRWDYKVQPAKPDAGGDVWLIEEKERPGELMPIEEDEHGTYIMNSKDLRAIEHVQKLVAMGIDSLKIEGRTKSPYYAARTCQTYRQAIHDAVAGRPLDPALLAQLEGLANRGYTDGFYQRHHDADYQNYLRGHSESARSLYVGDVVAFDAARGLAEIDVKNRFAVGDRLELVHPAGNAELALARLEKADGTVIDVAPGNGHRVWAPLPAASVGAFVARFV
- the paaY gene encoding phenylacetic acid degradation protein PaaY yields the protein MLPLRVYAIDGIVPVVDPTAFVHPSAVLIGDVIVGPGCYVGPTACLRGDFGRLILERGANLQDSCVMHGFPGTDTVVEEDGHIGHGAVLHGCRIGRNALVGMNAVIMDNAVIGESAIVAACAFVKAGIEIPPRMLAAGMPAKVVRALTDEEIAWKVDGTRTYQDLARRSLATMHETAPLAAVEPGRKRIELPDVVPLVELKKR
- a CDS encoding Maf family protein; the protein is MSLLAPRIHLASRSPRRRELLTQLGVQFDTLLFRDGTRADVETDETPQPGEDPVAYVQRVARAKAEHGWRCVGWRHLRPQPVLSADTTLEFDNEIIGKPLDAADAMRILGRLSGRTHRVLTAVTVCCEARVETVLSVSEVRFGALDPADIRRYVASGEPMDKAGAYGIQGRAGMFVEHIAGSYSGVMGLPLFETAQLLRRFNYPL